In Candidatus Krumholzibacteriia bacterium, the following proteins share a genomic window:
- the purD gene encoding phosphoribosylamine--glycine ligase, with the protein MKVLVVGSGGREHALAWAIARSGAVEALYVAPGNAGTAGIAHNLDIAATDVDALYGFAREHRIDLTVVGPEAPLNAGIVDRFRAGGLVCYGPTAAGARLEGSKAFAKEFMLRHGIPTAAFAVFDDPAAAKSFARSLAAPLVIKADGLAAGKGVIIAQDHEEADRAIDGMMVEKQFGASGGRVVVEEFLAGEEVSVHAMCDGARAVLLPSSQDHKRAFDGDAGPNTGGMGAIAPVPWMTPEHLALVRRTVIEPVLEGMIAAGTPFTGTLYAGLMWTADGPKVLEFNTRFGDPETEVLMPLLAGDVAALFLAAASGRLPDEVPTRPGAAATVVVASRGYPENYRKGLPIGGLDAIGGDDCAVFHAGTRRAPDGTVVTAGGRVLAVTGWAGDLRGALRVAYDGVARVQFDGAFWRSDIGRRHVAADKT; encoded by the coding sequence TTGAAAGTACTGGTGGTCGGTTCGGGCGGACGCGAGCATGCGCTCGCGTGGGCCATCGCGCGTTCCGGCGCGGTCGAGGCCCTGTACGTCGCGCCGGGTAACGCGGGCACGGCGGGCATCGCGCACAATCTCGACATCGCCGCCACCGACGTCGACGCGCTGTACGGGTTTGCGCGCGAGCACCGCATCGATCTCACCGTGGTGGGACCGGAGGCGCCGCTCAACGCGGGCATCGTCGACCGCTTTCGCGCCGGTGGCCTGGTGTGCTACGGGCCCACCGCCGCCGGTGCGCGCCTGGAGGGAAGCAAGGCCTTCGCCAAGGAGTTCATGCTCCGCCACGGCATCCCCACCGCCGCCTTCGCCGTGTTCGACGACCCCGCCGCCGCAAAGTCCTTTGCGCGGTCACTCGCGGCGCCGCTCGTCATCAAGGCGGACGGGCTCGCCGCGGGCAAGGGCGTGATCATCGCGCAGGACCACGAAGAAGCGGACCGTGCGATCGACGGCATGATGGTGGAGAAGCAGTTCGGCGCGTCGGGCGGGCGTGTGGTGGTGGAGGAATTCCTGGCGGGCGAGGAAGTGTCCGTACACGCCATGTGCGATGGCGCGCGCGCGGTGTTGCTGCCGAGTTCCCAGGACCACAAGCGCGCCTTCGACGGCGATGCCGGACCCAACACCGGCGGCATGGGTGCCATCGCACCGGTGCCGTGGATGACGCCGGAGCACTTGGCGCTCGTGCGCCGTACGGTGATTGAGCCGGTGCTCGAGGGCATGATCGCGGCAGGGACGCCGTTCACGGGCACGCTCTACGCGGGCCTGATGTGGACGGCGGACGGGCCGAAGGTGCTGGAGTTCAACACGCGCTTCGGCGATCCGGAAACCGAGGTGCTGATGCCGTTGCTGGCCGGGGATGTGGCGGCGTTGTTCCTCGCCGCCGCCTCGGGACGGTTGCCGGACGAGGTGCCCACGCGGCCGGGTGCCGCGGCCACCGTGGTGGTGGCGTCGCGCGGGTACCCGGAGAACTACCGCAAGGGGCTGCCCATCGGGGGACTCGACGCGATCGGCGGGGATGATTGCGCGGTGTTTCATGCCGGCACCCGGCGCGCGCCGGATGGCACCGTTGTCACCGCCGGCGGCAGGGTGCTGGCGGTGACGGGATGGGCGGGCGACCTGCGCGGGGCGCTGCGCGTCGCCTACGACGGCGTCGCGCGCGTACAATTTGACGGCGCGTTCTGGCGTTCGGATATTGGGCGCCGGCACGTGGCCGCAGACAAGACCTGA
- the purE gene encoding 5-(carboxyamino)imidazole ribonucleotide mutase, which produces MAKSPTVAILLGSKNDETNLRPTTDLLDRFGIDWELRVISAHRQPEALHEYVRAADKGGTKLFIAAAGLSAALPGVIGSISSRPVIGLPIPGGALNGIDALLSMVQMPGGIPVATVGVGSNGAKNAAILAAQILALSNDAVAHKLAAYRDELRNG; this is translated from the coding sequence ATGGCAAAGTCACCCACCGTTGCGATTCTGCTCGGGAGCAAGAACGACGAGACCAACCTTCGACCCACCACCGACCTGCTCGACCGATTCGGTATCGACTGGGAACTGCGCGTGATCTCCGCGCACCGTCAGCCGGAGGCGTTGCACGAATACGTGCGCGCGGCGGACAAGGGCGGCACGAAACTCTTCATCGCCGCGGCGGGTCTGAGCGCGGCGCTGCCCGGTGTCATCGGTTCCATCTCTTCGCGTCCGGTGATCGGACTTCCCATCCCGGGCGGTGCGCTCAACGGTATCGACGCGCTGCTGTCCATGGTGCAGATGCCCGGCGGGATCCCGGTGGCGACGGTGGGCGTGGGTTCCAACGGTGCCAAGAACGCGGCCATTCTGGCCGCTCAGATTCTCGCGCTCTCCAACGACGCGGTGGCGCACAAGCTCGCGGCCTACCGCGACGAACTGCGGAACGGATAA